In Chrysemys picta bellii isolate R12L10 chromosome 4, ASM1138683v2, whole genome shotgun sequence, the sequence TACCGGGACCTGAAGCCGGAAAATATCATGTTGAACAGCCAAGGTATGGAGCCCGGGGGCAGCGGGGTTCGATGCGGGGTGCTgggagagccctggctggggaggtCTGACCCATGGGGTCTTGTCTCCCTCAGGGCACATCAAGCTGACAGACTTCGGACTGTGCAAGGAGTCGATCCATGAGGGAGCCGTCACTCACACCTTCTGTGGGACCATTGAGTACATGTAGGTGCCCCAGAGACACCCACCTCCCCTCGCACTGCTTGCCTGTGGGCCCTGGCCCCAGAGACACCCACCTCCCCTCACACTGCTCCCCCATGCGACCTGGCCCCAGAGACATCCCCTCTCCCCTCACGCTGCTCCCCTGGGGGGCCTTGGGGTGGTCAGTGGctggcccagcagctcagggtgtCTGTGCCGCCCCTAGGGCTCCAGAGATCCTGATGCGGAGCGGACACAACCGGGCCGTGGACTGGTGGAGCCTCGGGGCCTTGATGTACGACATGCTCACTGGATCGGCAAGTCCTGCTCGTGCTGTtaacgtgggggtgggggggccggaGCCACAGGCTGAGTGTTTCCCTTTTCCCCAGGTACAGTTCTGGGCCTGGCTGTTGCTCTGTCCCATGAGCCTTTGCATCAAACGGCACCTTCCCTCACCCCAGCGCGATCCCTAACtctgcaccctctgccccagcccagacccttGTTCTGCGCCAGGTTCAGCGCCCCTTGTGCCCCTCCCCACAATGCTGAgccatgcctctcccccagcatggCCCCCTTTTGCTGTTGCTCACACCTTGCCCCGCCCCCGTGCTCAACCCCCTTTGTGCTTCCTTTGTAGCCGCCCTTCACGGCTGAGAACCGGAAGAAAACCATCGACAAGATCCTCAAGGGGAAGCTGGTGCTGCCGCCTTACCTGACCCCCGACGCCCGGGATCTACTCAAGAAGGTACTGCTTGcatgccctctccctgcccccccaactaGGATACCGCCTCACGTTCCTGACCTGTGCGACTCCCCCCAGTAGGTTACCAGCACCTGCCCCTGTCTGACACTGTTGCCATCTCCTTCACTTCCGCTCTTCAAAGCTGCTGACCCATCAGCCCCAGAACCAACCTGATCTTGGATCAGGGCTTTTGTATGGGTCTCACCAAAATAGTTGCCACTAGATGTGGAAtcaggatgggggcagagggggaaccccCCACGTCCCATGTCCGCCAGGCTGTTTCCCCTGAGGGCCCCCTGACTCCGTTCTCTCTTTTCAGTTCCTCAAGAGAAACCCCAGCCAGAGGATTGGGGGCGGGACGGGCGATGCAGCTGATGTGCAGGTAGGTAGGTGGGAGGAAAGGGGCAGTATGCAGCGCTCTGAAGGGGGGATTTTCTCCCCTAGCTGCACCCATGGGCACACTGGAGTCAGTGGCAGGAGGCGGCTCCCTTCCCTGTGCcatggctctgggcagggggcggagcctcttctccacatgggcacaggCTTGTGCCCAGCCTTGCCATGGCCTTCCTGGGCCCAGGACTCCCCGCACCACAGGGCGTCTGCATGGGAAGCCCAGGGGAGGGCACAGGCCTGAGCTGGGCAGGtacccatgctgggcaagggggaggagagggcagctGCTGGACTTCTGACCTCCTGCCTGTGTGTCTGTCCCTACAGAAGCAGCCGTTTTTCCGCCAAGTCAACTGGGATGAACTGCTGGCACGCAAGCTGGACCCACCCTTCAGACCCTGCCTGGtactgccctgcccccgcccccagccaccccccaatGGCAGGAGAGAGCCAGCCCATTGCTCCCTGCTTGCCTTGCCCAGCTCAGCCTGGGCTGAGCTCAGAACAGGCCTGCCTTGCTCTCTCCCACATGGCAATAGATGTCTCACCCCTAGGGGGCCTCGCAGCTCTCAGCACCCTCCCCCGGGTGGCAGTGCAGAGCACTCGCACCTAGGGCTCCTTGCAGCCCAGCCCTCCCGGTATTGGGGGAGGGAGACAGTGTTGGAGAATGGGACCCAGATGTCCAGGACAGCTGTGCAGGGCGCTCAGCCCCCAggaggccctgcagctcccagccccctgggggAGGAAAACCTGGATGGCAAATGGGAAGCCAGATCCTTTATGTGGCAAGCCTGGTTGCCATCCTCCCCTGCTGGTGGATGGCGCTGATGCCAGGCTGCCCCTCCTGTTCTGGGCCGACCCCtctttgtccccctccctcctgccttgcAGCAATCGGATGATGACGTCAGCCAGTTCGACACCCGCTTCACTCGTCAGACACCCGTGGATAGCCCTGACGATGTCTCCATTAGTGAGAGTGCCAACCAGGCCTTCCTGGTAAGGATTCCCAGCATGGGGTGCTGTcacagctgggagggggtggagctagcactgcccagccccaccctccccagcaggGGGCCCTCTGACacctggggggggtggagcttGCACTGTGGCATCCCTGCTGCTCTGACCTCTGTCCTCTCTGCAGGGCTTCACCTATGTGGCCCCATCGGTGCTGGAGAGCATTAAGGAGGGCTTCTCCTTCCAGCCAAAGGTGCGCTCCCCTCGCCGGCTCAACAGCAGCCCCAGAACGCCCGTCAGGTACGACTAGGGGCACCTCCAAAGGAGATGACCAACAGGCAGGgctcctttcccctctagggggcactggctccGATCCGGCACCAGGCTGGGGGAATTGGTTGACTcagggggatggggagtgggatatgaggcctttcctctctagggggcAGTGGCTCTAGcattcccttcctgggatttCTCAACAGTAGATACCCCTCTCTCTGTATGGTGTTGCCATGTGGAGCTGCGGATCtgggtgggcagggaggcagtgCCAAGGCGTGGGGTTATTAACAGGGTTCCCGTggaggggttgggatgggggctGTGGATTGGGGCTTGGGGGAGTTGAGTGCCAAGGCCTGGGGCTGTTGATTGCAGGGTTTCACTCCCAGTTTCCTTCTTGCTTTCAGCCCGTTGAAGTTCTCTCCCTTCGAGGCCTTCAAACCCAGCCTGGCGGTGGAGCCCATGGAG encodes:
- the RPS6KB2 gene encoding ribosomal protein S6 kinase beta-2; this translates as MAGVFDIDLETEEGSDGDEPELGAEMDLELRGNGLEPVGHYEEIEISESSVNNGPERIGPHCFELLRVLGKGGYGKVFQVRKVQGTNAGKIFAMKVLKKAKIACNAKDTAHTKAERNILEAIKHPFIVDLIYAFQTGGKLYLILECLSGGELFMQLEREGIFLEDTACFYLSEITLALGHLHCNGIIYRDLKPENIMLNSQGHIKLTDFGLCKESIHEGAVTHTFCGTIEYMAPEILMRSGHNRAVDWWSLGALMYDMLTGSPPFTAENRKKTIDKILKGKLVLPPYLTPDARDLLKKFLKRNPSQRIGGGTGDAADVQKQPFFRQVNWDELLARKLDPPFRPCLQSDDDVSQFDTRFTRQTPVDSPDDVSISESANQAFLGFTYVAPSVLESIKEGFSFQPKVRSPRRLNSSPRTPVSPLKFSPFEAFKPSLAVEPMELGLPPPPEGTAPLPIKTPPGTKKQKGGRGRVAR